A region of the Leucobacter komagatae genome:
AACCGCGTGGTGCGCATCATGCACTTCTTCGAGGTCGACTGCCTGAACGACGCCGAGCACGCCTATGTCGGCTGCTGGCAGACGCTCAACGGGTTCTGGGCCCTCGCGCAGGGTGGCCTGCTCGGAACGGGGGTGGGAAACTCCACGGCGAAGTGGCACTGGCTTCCCGAGGCCGAGAACGACTTTGTGTTCGCGATCCTTGGCGAGGAGCTTGGCTTCGTCGGCGCGGCGACGATTATCGTCGCGTTTGTCGCGCTCGCCGCAGTGCTCATGGCGCTCATGACGTGCTGCGATACCCCGTTCGCGCGCTCCGTGTTCGGAGGGCTCACGATCTGGGTGTCGGTGCAGATGATCGTGAACATCTCGGTCGTGCTCGGCTTCGTGCCCGTACTCGGGGTGCCGCTTCCGTTCATCTCGGCAGGCGGGACATCGCTCCTCTCCCTCCTCCTGGCCCTCGGCGTCGCCCTTTCGTGCGTGCGTGAGGCCGCGGCCGAGGCCAGCTCATAGCGCGGGGGAGCCGAAACGTGCGAAAGTGGACGCAGCACTGGTACGCGGGGCCGATGGTGGGTCTCGGAGCAGGGAGGGCGGACATGGCGAGAGCACACAGGAACACCCGACCGCTCCCCGACGAGGAGGCGTATCGGAGGTCGGCGTCGCAGATCGGCTGGCAGGTCATGGCCGTGTGCGCTGCGCTCGTCGTGATCGGTGGCGGCGTGATCCTCGCCTTCGTGTTCTGGCAGACGACGCCGACCGAGGCGGCGAAGCCGGTGCAGCCCGGCGAGATCCAGGTGCGGCTCGACCCGGGCGAGCTCATTCTCGCGACGGTGCTTCTCGCGACCGGCGCAGTGATCTGTGCCGGGCTCGCAGCCCGGCTGATCGCGCGCCGGGCCGTCTACCCGCTCGACGAGGCGTTCCGCCTGCAGCGCCGGTTCGTCGCCGACGTGAGCCACGAGCTGCGCACCCCGCTCGCCGTGATCGACGCGCGCGCTCAGCAGCTCGCCGCGCTCACGCCGCCCGGTGACGCCCGGCAATCGGTGCTCGTCGACCTGCGGCAGGACACCCGGATTATGGCCAGCGTCATTGACGCGATGCTTGCAACGGCCTCGGGCGCCGAGCAGGGCACAGGGACGGCGGCCCTCGACGAGAGCGTCAGCGCGGTCGCGCGCGATCTCGGCGAGGTGGCGCGGCAGTTCGGCGTGACCGTCGTCGCGAAGAGCGAGGCACTTACCGTCGCGGCCCCGGCCCAGGTGGTGCGCCGCTGCCTCGTCGCGCTCGTGGACAACGCGATCGACCACGCGCCGGAGGGAAGCGTCGTGAAGATTGCGGGAGTCAAGCGCGGCGGCGAGGCCGTCATGACGGTGAGCGACGAGGGTGACGGGATTCAGGGGATCGCGGCCGAGCGGGTGTTCGACCGATTTGCGCAGGGAGACGCCCCGGCAACCGCGCGCGGTGCGGCGCGCACAAGTAAGGGGATCGGGCTCGCACTCGTACGCGAGCTGTGCTCGGCGCACGGCGGCAGGGTCACTGTCGCGCGCTCCGGGCCGGGCGGCACGGTGTTCGAACTCGCCTTCCCGCTCGCCGAGCGAACCGGGGATCACTAGTGCTGCGGCTGCTCATCGTCGAGGACGACCCGCGCCTCGGCCCCATCATGCGCGACGTGCTCGCAGCGAACTGGGACGTCGAACTCGTCACGAGCGCTGAGGAAGCGGAGCGGCTTGCCACCGTGACGCCGTTCGACGTAATGATCGTCGATCGGGGCCTCCCGGGACTGCGGGGTGAGCAGTGGGTACGTGATCTCCGTAGGCGACGCGTGCAAACACCCGTCCTGATACTTACGGCTCTCGGCGAGCTGCACGACAGAGTCGAAGGGCTCGACGCGGGCGCGAACGATTACCTCGTGAAGCCGTTCGAGTTCGAGGAGCTGAACGCGAGGCTGCGCGCTCTCACCCGCCGCTATGACGGCGCGGGGCCGCGCTACGACATTGGTGGCTGGGAATTCTCGCCGGAGGACCAGCGGAT
Encoded here:
- a CDS encoding sensor histidine kinase; translation: MARAHRNTRPLPDEEAYRRSASQIGWQVMAVCAALVVIGGGVILAFVFWQTTPTEAAKPVQPGEIQVRLDPGELILATVLLATGAVICAGLAARLIARRAVYPLDEAFRLQRRFVADVSHELRTPLAVIDARAQQLAALTPPGDARQSVLVDLRQDTRIMASVIDAMLATASGAEQGTGTAALDESVSAVARDLGEVARQFGVTVVAKSEALTVAAPAQVVRRCLVALVDNAIDHAPEGSVVKIAGVKRGGEAVMTVSDEGDGIQGIAAERVFDRFAQGDAPATARGAARTSKGIGLALVRELCSAHGGRVTVARSGPGGTVFELAFPLAERTGDH
- a CDS encoding response regulator transcription factor; this translates as MLRLLIVEDDPRLGPIMRDVLAANWDVELVTSAEEAERLATVTPFDVMIVDRGLPGLRGEQWVRDLRRRRVQTPVLILTALGELHDRVEGLDAGANDYLVKPFEFEELNARLRALTRRYDGAGPRYDIGGWEFSPEDQRIESPYEGSVALTSTETALLTVLAAEPGRTFSREELLGRVFAQGESETTVETYVHYLRRKTDKDLIETVRGRGYRLGRLA